The Elusimicrobiota bacterium sequence GCGCCAGGTCGGATTTAAATTTCCGCTCCTCAAAGACAAGCCTATTTTCCTCAGCGGTCTGCTTTTGTCCCGCGCTCAAAACCCCGGCCCGGTTTCGGTTCCAGCTCGGTAGGTCCAGGCTCAGACCCAAACCCATGGTTTTTTCGATCTCTCCCGCTCGGGCCTCTTCATAAGACGCTCCCAGAGACGGTTCCGGCAAACCCTCACGCGAAGCGAGCGTTTTCTCCAACGCCGCGCCCTTGACCGCCAGTTTTTGAAGAAGGAGGTCAGGATTCCGGTCAATCGCTTTGGCGAACCACGCCGCCTCATCCAGCGTTTTCGCCCCCACCAACCAGGGGACTGTTACGTTTGGCACAGCCCCGGGTTCGAGCGGCACATGCACTTTCAGTTTTTCCAAAGATACCTTGACCCCCGCCTGGCCCAAAACCGCGTCGGACGTGAGGGCGTTCAAGCGGTTGCGCACGATACGGCTCTCCGCTTTTTTCTGTGGCGTGGAAAACTCCCGGCCCGCCAAGTAATCCTGAACTAACTCAAAACGTTTCTGGCGTTGCTCGGCAAAACCCGCTTTCCGGCGGTTGACGACATATTCGTAGGCGGACTGGATGACGGTCAGCGTGACGCCAATCTCCGTCGCCCCGCGCCGCACGCGCCAGGCTTCCGCCTCCAGGTCAAGGATTCCTCCGCGCAGACCCATTTTCCCTAAGAGCGGGAGCGGCTGGGAGACGCCCACCTCGTAGCGGAGCCCGCTAGCGG is a genomic window containing:
- a CDS encoding TolC family protein, producing the protein MKRFRFFKRFFIFISMAGFCVGAVPARVVAGSENVPPSNFSLSELVSLALRDNPLLGSESARIEENVQSGAQARTWPGFSLDASGGRKRVGPASGLRYEVGVSQPLPLLGKMGLRGGILDLEAEAWRVRRGATEIGVTLTVIQSAYEYVVNRRKAGFAEQRQKRFELVQDYLAGREFSTPQKKAESRIVRNRLNALTSDAVLGQAGVKVSLEKLKVHVPLEPGAVPNVTVPWLVGAKTLDEAAWFAKAIDRNPDLLLQKLAVKGAALEKTLASREGLPEPSLGASYEEARAGEIEKTMGLGLSLDLPSWNRNRAGVLSAGQKQTAEENRLVFEERKFKSDLARLFVDYEAARRVAQQYPETLPVELETHIREAEQGFRRGQVDLLTFLELDDSVSETFGRVQNAQRALADAWTAIMAAVGERDALALLASY